ACGACGTTCACATACTCACCAAGCACCTGAACGCACACCGCGCCTTCCCCCGTCGTGGCCAGTTCGCGCACCAAGGCGATCGCGCGCGCCTGCTTCTGGGGCGCGTCTGCATCGTGCGCGTACACGAGCACGTTAGTGTCGATCAGTGCCGCGCTCATGAATCTCCTCACGCGTCCACTTTTGCCCGCCGCTGGACGCCTTGCTCGTGAGCGCACCCTGCACGAACTGCTCGCATAGCTTCATCCGATACTCGCGGTCCGTTTCCTCGATCTGACGGTCGATGGCCCGTCTGACAAGGGCGGATTGCGAGACGCCCAGTACCGCCGCGCGCTCCTCGAGCAGACGGTCCTGTTCAGGCGAGATGACGATCTGCTTGCGCACCATGCGGGCCATGCTGACACCTGCTCCCAACCGCGCTCTTACCGCACTCATACCCAGTACTACACATCTACGTTACACATCCTACCACGCGACCCCTCCTCGGAGCGCGGCACGCCGATAGCCGTGCACAAAGAGAAAGGGCCCGCGCTGCATGCACGCCGGCCCTGTGGTTCGTCGTGGATTCGAGCCGCGCTACAGCGTCGCGAGTACCTCGCCGGCAGCCGCGACGAACGCGTCGATCTCCTCGTCGGTGTGCGCCATCGAGACGAAACAGGCCTCGAACTGGCTTGGCGCAAGCCAGTAGCCACGATCGAGCATTCCGCGGAAGAACCGCGCGTACCGGTCGGTGTCGCAGGTGGAAGCGCTCGCCCAGCTGCTCACCTCGAGGTGGGTGAAGAACATCGTCGACATCGAGCCGACGCGATTGCAGTGCGTGTGAATGGCGGCGCTGCCGGCGGCGCGGCACAGGCCGTCGGCCAGCTTCTTGCCCTTGCGGTCGAGCTCCGCGTACACGCCCGGCTCGGATAGTCCCGCAATCGTGGCGAGTCCCGCGACCATGGCCACGGGGTTAC
This DNA window, taken from Coriobacteriia bacterium, encodes the following:
- a CDS encoding ribbon-helix-helix protein, CopG family, translated to MARMVRKQIVISPEQDRLLEERAAVLGVSQSALVRRAIDRQIEETDREYRMKLCEQFVQGALTSKASSGGQKWTREEIHERGTDRH